A region of Salvelinus alpinus chromosome 6, SLU_Salpinus.1, whole genome shotgun sequence DNA encodes the following proteins:
- the LOC139578367 gene encoding ral guanine nucleotide dissociation stimulator-like 1 isoform X2 — protein sequence MREALTMRFAWKDKMSSVQDRGEEVEEGAIYNVRLKRCQIQQAANKGARWLGAEGDRLPPGHTVSQLETYKIRSIRAGTLERLVETLLTAFGDNDLTYTNIFLSTYRTFASTHTVLQLLLDKYGIPEDREGQIERCRPFETKGAIRTALASILRVWLDQCPEDFQEPPSYPCLHRVMAYLQRALPGSEPMRKAQSLLEQLKAEASLDVDSEGFSGGFHGNSSFCLAEDEGVEIDVQEGFLSFDADLVADQLTYMDALLFKKVIPHHCLGSIWSQRDKKQNKHSAPTIRATITQFNAVAACVVRTILHRQQIRPHLRARVIKRWIDIAQECRMLKNFSSLRAIVSALQSNPLYRLKRAWSWVPKDSMSTFEELSDIFSDHNNYLTSRELLMREGTSKFANLEGCAKEHQKRTHKRLQLQKEMGAMQGTIPYLGTFLTDLTMLDTARSDLVEGGLINFEKRRREFEVIAQIKLLQSACNSYCLSADDAFLRWFKNQPQHSEEESHAMSCDIEGVGDSSPTLPKLRKSMVKRLSLLFQGADSAGCSPVRETPRSPPTGSSGESMDSVSVSSSDSSPSDSEGLGMTPKHTSDAQQNKVSESCYCISLHSMDTTLSSASVPVTPASPFLPGPLCMHHRLDSLTPMSPSSPLPPAYNTQAQDACIIRVSLEQGNGNLYKSIMLTSQDKTPAVISRAVAKHNLESEPGEGYELVQVISDERELVIPDTANVFYAMNTSANFDFLLRVRGTAGRSVQLRSRYASTFPRAQQRSSLSLRLSKVTL from the exons ATGAGAGAAGCGCTGACAATGAGATTCGCCTGGAAAGATAAAATG AGCTCGGTGCAGGAccggggggaggaggtggaggagggggccATATACAATGTGAGACTGAAGAGGTGCCAGATCCAGCAGGCTGCCAACAAGGGAGCAAGATGGCTGGGG GCGGAGGGGGACCGGCTGCCTCCCGGCCACACTGTGAGCCAGTTGGAAACCTATAAGATCCGGAGTATCCGGGCGGGAACGCTGGAACGTCTGGTGGAGACCCTGCTGACTGCGTTTGGAGACAATGACCTCACCTACACCAACATCTTCCTGTCCACATACCGCACCTTCGCCAGCACGCACACTGTGCTGCAGTTGCTGCTAGACAA ATATGGAATTCCAGAGGATAGAGAAGGACAGATTGAGCGATGTAGACCCTTTGAAACCAAAGGAGCCATTCGAAC TGCCCTGGCCTCCATCCTGCGAGTCTGGCTGGACCAGTGTCCAGAGGACTTCCAGGAGCCTCCATCCTACCCCTGCCTCCACAGGGTGATGGCCTACCTACAGAGGGCCCTGCCTGGATCGGAGCCCATGCGTAAAGCCCAGAGTCTACTGGAGCAGCTGAAGGCTGAGGCCAGTCTGGATGTAGACTCAGAGG GTTTTTCTGGTGGTTTCCACGGCAACAGCTCCTTCTGCTTGGCTGAGGATGAGGGAGTAGAGATTGATGTCCAGGAAGGCTTCCTGTCATTTGATGCAGACTTGGTGGCCGACCAGCTGACCTATATGGATGCG TTGTTGTTCAAGAAGGTGATTCCTCACCACTGCCTGGGCTCCATCTGGTCCCAGAGGGATAAGAAACAGAACAAGCACAGTGCTCCCACCATCCGTGCCACCATCACCCAGTTCAACGCTGTGGCAGCATGTGTGGTCAGAACCATACTGCACCGACAACAGATCCGCCCACACCTCAGGGCACGGGTCATCAAGCGCTGGATAGACATCGCTCAGGAGTGTCGCATGCTTAAGAACTTCTCATCGCTGCGTGCCATTGTGTCTGCTCTGCAGTCCAACCCACTCTACAGACTGAAGAGGGCCTGGTCCTGGGTGCCCAA AGACAGCATGTCTACGTTTGAAGAGCTATCGGACATCTTCTCAGATCACAACAACTACCTGACCAGCCGAGAGCTGCTGATGAGG GAGGGCACCTCTAAGTTTGCCAATCTGGAAGGCTGTGCTAAGGAGCACCAGAAACGCACTCACAAACGACTCCAGCTGCAGAAGGAAATG gGTGCCATGCAGGGGACGATACCTTACCTGGGCACCTTCCTGACAGACCTGACCATGTTAGATACTGCCCGGTCAGACCTAGTAGAG GGGGGGCTAATCAACTTTGAGAAGAGGCGAAGG GAGTTTGAGGTGATAGCTCAGATCAAGCTGCTGCAGTCTGCGTGTAACAGCTACTGTCTTAGTGCTGATGATGCCTTCCTGCGCTGGTTCAAGAACCAGCCCCAACACAGCGAGGAGGAGAG CCATGCTATGTCTTGTGACATTGAAGGAGTGGGAGACAGCAGTCCAACCTTACCCAAACTTCGCAAGAGCATGGTTAAGAGACTCAGTCT ACTGTTCCAAGGAGCAGACTCAGCAGGCTGTTCCCCAGTGAGGGAAACACCTCGGTCGCCCCCTACTGGCAGCTCAGGGGAGAGCATGGACTCAGTCAGTGTGTCGTCCAGTGACTCCAGCCCTTCAGACAGCGAGGGCCTAGGCATGACACCTAAACACACTTCAGATGCACAGCAGAACAAG GTGTCCGAGTCTTGCTATTGCATTTCTCTCCACTCCATGGACACTACCTTGTCCTCAGCCAGTGTTCCTGTGACTCCGGCCTCACCCTTCCTCCCTGGCCCACTCTGCATGCACCATCGCTTGGACTCCCTGACACccatgtccccctcctctcccctgccccctGCCTACAACACCCAGGCTCAGGACGCCTGCATCATCAGAGTCAGCCTGGAGCAGGGCAATGGCAACCTCTACAAGAGCATCATG TTGACGAGTCAGGATAAGACTCCAGCAGTGATCTCTAGAGCCGTGGCCAAACACAACCTGGAGAGTGAGCCTGGGGAGGGATACGAGCTGGTGCAGGTCATCTCTGACGAAAGAG AGCTGGTGATTCCAGACACCGCCAATGTGTTTTACGCCATGAACACCTCAGCCAACTTTGACTTCCTGCTGCGTGTGCGAGGCACTGCTGGGCGGTCGGTCCAACTGAGGAGTCGCTACGCCTCCACATTCCCCCGCGCCCAGCAGCGCTCCAGCCTGTCGCTGCGCCTCAGCAAGGTCACCCTGTGA
- the LOC139578367 gene encoding ral guanine nucleotide dissociation stimulator-like 1 isoform X1: MREALTMRFAWKDKMLIMALPQSSVQDRGEEVEEGAIYNVRLKRCQIQQAANKGARWLGAEGDRLPPGHTVSQLETYKIRSIRAGTLERLVETLLTAFGDNDLTYTNIFLSTYRTFASTHTVLQLLLDKYGIPEDREGQIERCRPFETKGAIRTALASILRVWLDQCPEDFQEPPSYPCLHRVMAYLQRALPGSEPMRKAQSLLEQLKAEASLDVDSEGFSGGFHGNSSFCLAEDEGVEIDVQEGFLSFDADLVADQLTYMDALLFKKVIPHHCLGSIWSQRDKKQNKHSAPTIRATITQFNAVAACVVRTILHRQQIRPHLRARVIKRWIDIAQECRMLKNFSSLRAIVSALQSNPLYRLKRAWSWVPKDSMSTFEELSDIFSDHNNYLTSRELLMREGTSKFANLEGCAKEHQKRTHKRLQLQKEMGAMQGTIPYLGTFLTDLTMLDTARSDLVEGGLINFEKRRREFEVIAQIKLLQSACNSYCLSADDAFLRWFKNQPQHSEEESHAMSCDIEGVGDSSPTLPKLRKSMVKRLSLLFQGADSAGCSPVRETPRSPPTGSSGESMDSVSVSSSDSSPSDSEGLGMTPKHTSDAQQNKVSESCYCISLHSMDTTLSSASVPVTPASPFLPGPLCMHHRLDSLTPMSPSSPLPPAYNTQAQDACIIRVSLEQGNGNLYKSIMLTSQDKTPAVISRAVAKHNLESEPGEGYELVQVISDERELVIPDTANVFYAMNTSANFDFLLRVRGTAGRSVQLRSRYASTFPRAQQRSSLSLRLSKVTL, translated from the exons ATGAGAGAAGCGCTGACAATGAGATTCGCCTGGAAAGATAAAATG CTCATTATGGCTCTCCCACAGAGCTCGGTGCAGGAccggggggaggaggtggaggagggggccATATACAATGTGAGACTGAAGAGGTGCCAGATCCAGCAGGCTGCCAACAAGGGAGCAAGATGGCTGGGG GCGGAGGGGGACCGGCTGCCTCCCGGCCACACTGTGAGCCAGTTGGAAACCTATAAGATCCGGAGTATCCGGGCGGGAACGCTGGAACGTCTGGTGGAGACCCTGCTGACTGCGTTTGGAGACAATGACCTCACCTACACCAACATCTTCCTGTCCACATACCGCACCTTCGCCAGCACGCACACTGTGCTGCAGTTGCTGCTAGACAA ATATGGAATTCCAGAGGATAGAGAAGGACAGATTGAGCGATGTAGACCCTTTGAAACCAAAGGAGCCATTCGAAC TGCCCTGGCCTCCATCCTGCGAGTCTGGCTGGACCAGTGTCCAGAGGACTTCCAGGAGCCTCCATCCTACCCCTGCCTCCACAGGGTGATGGCCTACCTACAGAGGGCCCTGCCTGGATCGGAGCCCATGCGTAAAGCCCAGAGTCTACTGGAGCAGCTGAAGGCTGAGGCCAGTCTGGATGTAGACTCAGAGG GTTTTTCTGGTGGTTTCCACGGCAACAGCTCCTTCTGCTTGGCTGAGGATGAGGGAGTAGAGATTGATGTCCAGGAAGGCTTCCTGTCATTTGATGCAGACTTGGTGGCCGACCAGCTGACCTATATGGATGCG TTGTTGTTCAAGAAGGTGATTCCTCACCACTGCCTGGGCTCCATCTGGTCCCAGAGGGATAAGAAACAGAACAAGCACAGTGCTCCCACCATCCGTGCCACCATCACCCAGTTCAACGCTGTGGCAGCATGTGTGGTCAGAACCATACTGCACCGACAACAGATCCGCCCACACCTCAGGGCACGGGTCATCAAGCGCTGGATAGACATCGCTCAGGAGTGTCGCATGCTTAAGAACTTCTCATCGCTGCGTGCCATTGTGTCTGCTCTGCAGTCCAACCCACTCTACAGACTGAAGAGGGCCTGGTCCTGGGTGCCCAA AGACAGCATGTCTACGTTTGAAGAGCTATCGGACATCTTCTCAGATCACAACAACTACCTGACCAGCCGAGAGCTGCTGATGAGG GAGGGCACCTCTAAGTTTGCCAATCTGGAAGGCTGTGCTAAGGAGCACCAGAAACGCACTCACAAACGACTCCAGCTGCAGAAGGAAATG gGTGCCATGCAGGGGACGATACCTTACCTGGGCACCTTCCTGACAGACCTGACCATGTTAGATACTGCCCGGTCAGACCTAGTAGAG GGGGGGCTAATCAACTTTGAGAAGAGGCGAAGG GAGTTTGAGGTGATAGCTCAGATCAAGCTGCTGCAGTCTGCGTGTAACAGCTACTGTCTTAGTGCTGATGATGCCTTCCTGCGCTGGTTCAAGAACCAGCCCCAACACAGCGAGGAGGAGAG CCATGCTATGTCTTGTGACATTGAAGGAGTGGGAGACAGCAGTCCAACCTTACCCAAACTTCGCAAGAGCATGGTTAAGAGACTCAGTCT ACTGTTCCAAGGAGCAGACTCAGCAGGCTGTTCCCCAGTGAGGGAAACACCTCGGTCGCCCCCTACTGGCAGCTCAGGGGAGAGCATGGACTCAGTCAGTGTGTCGTCCAGTGACTCCAGCCCTTCAGACAGCGAGGGCCTAGGCATGACACCTAAACACACTTCAGATGCACAGCAGAACAAG GTGTCCGAGTCTTGCTATTGCATTTCTCTCCACTCCATGGACACTACCTTGTCCTCAGCCAGTGTTCCTGTGACTCCGGCCTCACCCTTCCTCCCTGGCCCACTCTGCATGCACCATCGCTTGGACTCCCTGACACccatgtccccctcctctcccctgccccctGCCTACAACACCCAGGCTCAGGACGCCTGCATCATCAGAGTCAGCCTGGAGCAGGGCAATGGCAACCTCTACAAGAGCATCATG TTGACGAGTCAGGATAAGACTCCAGCAGTGATCTCTAGAGCCGTGGCCAAACACAACCTGGAGAGTGAGCCTGGGGAGGGATACGAGCTGGTGCAGGTCATCTCTGACGAAAGAG AGCTGGTGATTCCAGACACCGCCAATGTGTTTTACGCCATGAACACCTCAGCCAACTTTGACTTCCTGCTGCGTGTGCGAGGCACTGCTGGGCGGTCGGTCCAACTGAGGAGTCGCTACGCCTCCACATTCCCCCGCGCCCAGCAGCGCTCCAGCCTGTCGCTGCGCCTCAGCAAGGTCACCCTGTGA